The following are encoded together in the Methylomonas methanica MC09 genome:
- the glyQ gene encoding glycine--tRNA ligase subunit alpha, whose product MSTSKNDVSTFQGLILTLQEYWSNQGCVLLQPLDQEVGAGTFHPATFLRAIGPEPWNSAYVQPSRRPTDGRYGENPNRLQHYYQFQVVMKPSPADIQELYLGSLRHLGLDLLEHDIRFVEDNWESPTLGAWGLGWEVWLNGMEVTQFTYFQQVGGLECKPVTGEITYGLERIAMYLQGVESVFDLVWTRGPQGVVTYGDVFHQNEVEMSEFNFDLANVDFLFQCFDTYERECLMLLDKNLPLPAYEMVLKASHSFNLLDARHAISVTERQRFILRVRNMAKSVAEAYYARRESLGFPMCAN is encoded by the coding sequence GTGTCGACTAGCAAAAACGATGTCTCTACTTTTCAGGGCCTGATTTTGACCTTGCAGGAATACTGGTCGAATCAGGGGTGTGTGTTGCTGCAACCTTTGGATCAGGAAGTGGGTGCCGGTACCTTTCACCCCGCCACTTTTCTGCGCGCCATCGGCCCGGAACCCTGGAATTCCGCTTACGTACAACCTTCGCGTCGCCCTACCGACGGCCGTTATGGCGAAAATCCCAACCGCTTGCAGCATTACTATCAATTTCAGGTGGTGATGAAACCGTCGCCGGCAGATATTCAGGAGCTGTACCTGGGATCGTTGCGGCATTTGGGCCTGGATTTGTTGGAACACGACATTCGTTTCGTCGAGGATAACTGGGAATCGCCAACACTGGGCGCCTGGGGCTTGGGCTGGGAAGTGTGGCTGAACGGTATGGAAGTGACGCAGTTTACCTACTTCCAACAAGTGGGCGGCTTGGAATGCAAGCCGGTTACCGGCGAGATTACCTACGGCCTGGAACGTATCGCCATGTATCTGCAGGGCGTGGAATCCGTGTTCGACTTGGTCTGGACGCGCGGTCCGCAAGGTGTGGTGACTTACGGCGATGTATTTCACCAAAACGAAGTGGAAATGTCCGAATTTAACTTTGACTTGGCGAATGTGGATTTTCTGTTTCAGTGTTTCGATACCTACGAACGCGAGTGTCTGATGTTGCTGGACAAAAACCTGCCGTTGCCGGCTTATGAAATGGTCTTAAAAGCTTCGCACTCGTTTAACTTGCTGGATGCGCGGCATGCGATTTCCGTCACCGAGCGCCAACGTTTCATTTTGAGAGTGCGCAATATGGCCAAGTCGGTAGCCGAGGCTTATTATGCTCGGCGGGAGAGCTTGGGTTTTCCGATGTGCGCCAATTAA
- a CDS encoding AAA family ATPase has protein sequence MSVFFNSVRIRNFKSLKDVTLPNCKRINVLIGKPNVGKSNILEAIGLFSLPYIRYSQSDKVTQFVKLESLMEMFFDGNTENTIDISTDSNDSISINFNDKGQKEQINIKIIEIDQSYIPLESEDFYPDIPHNTTQEIIVSNDLSLLYPKAPNGKSKFRYYKFPEVFYFDKNSLSELTPPSGNNLFQVAQKAPLKQELSKLFQDYRLKLLFDKTNYTLRIVKELDDNSLVSLPFNSMADTLQRIVFFKAAIASNIDSILLFEEPEAHCFPPYIAHITQEVIAANTNQFFIATHSPYVLNAFLEQSREELAIFIVDYRDGQTIINRLTDAELNEVYDYGIDVFFNYERFTQHG, from the coding sequence GTGAGCGTGTTTTTCAACTCAGTACGGATTCGTAATTTCAAGTCGCTGAAAGACGTGACATTGCCGAATTGTAAGCGAATTAATGTGCTGATTGGAAAACCCAATGTCGGTAAATCGAATATATTGGAGGCGATTGGGTTATTTTCGTTGCCTTATATACGATATAGTCAAAGCGATAAAGTTACGCAGTTTGTAAAACTGGAAAGCCTAATGGAAATGTTTTTTGATGGCAATACTGAAAATACTATTGATATCAGTACCGATAGCAATGATTCTATATCGATCAATTTTAATGACAAAGGCCAAAAAGAGCAAATCAACATAAAAATAATAGAAATTGATCAAAGCTATATACCATTAGAGTCTGAAGATTTTTATCCAGACATACCGCACAATACCACACAGGAAATAATAGTAAGCAATGATTTAAGCTTGCTGTACCCAAAAGCACCAAATGGCAAGTCCAAGTTTAGATATTACAAATTCCCTGAGGTTTTTTATTTTGACAAAAACTCATTGTCAGAGTTAACACCTCCAAGCGGAAATAATTTGTTTCAAGTGGCGCAAAAAGCGCCATTAAAACAAGAGCTATCTAAATTATTTCAAGATTATCGTCTAAAACTGCTATTCGACAAAACCAACTACACACTGCGAATTGTTAAAGAGCTAGACGATAACTCCCTTGTGTCGCTGCCATTCAATTCAATGGCCGACACTCTGCAGCGCATCGTGTTTTTCAAAGCCGCAATCGCATCGAATATCGATTCGATCCTGCTGTTCGAAGAGCCCGAAGCGCATTGTTTTCCGCCGTATATCGCTCACATTACCCAGGAGGTGATTGCGGCTAATACCAATCAATTTTTTATCGCCACCCATAGCCCTTATGTGCTGAATGCGTTTTTGGAGCAAAGCCGCGAGGAATTAGCCATATTTATTGTCGATTATCGTGATGGCCAGACCATTATAAACCGTTTAACCGATGCCGAATTAAACGAAGTCTACGATTACGGTATTGACGTATTTTTTAACTACGAGCGATTCACGCAACATGGATAA
- a CDS encoding lysophospholipid acyltransferase family protein gives MTQHTSSSPKADFKVYFGSTLFFIYVLFSTPIVGVAILGGFFLPFTVRYKFADIWIDCLLYMLKLCCGLSYQVEGLENVPKNQAAVILSKHQSAWETIALRQIISPQTAVLKKSLLQIPFGGWALATLKPIAIDRSNQKEALKMLLDQGVERLQEGLFVLIFPEGTRVAPGAYKKFNAGGAMLANKSGFPVIPLAHNAGEFWPRNSFVKYPGVIKVEIGPMISTLNKSTKDINAEAEAWISEAMRRISTESGK, from the coding sequence ATGACGCAGCACACTTCATCGTCGCCAAAAGCTGATTTCAAAGTCTATTTTGGCTCGACTCTATTTTTTATTTACGTCTTATTTTCCACGCCGATCGTAGGTGTGGCGATCTTGGGCGGTTTTTTCCTGCCTTTTACGGTGAGATATAAATTTGCGGACATCTGGATCGATTGTCTGTTGTACATGCTGAAATTATGTTGCGGCTTAAGTTACCAAGTCGAAGGGCTGGAAAATGTCCCGAAAAATCAGGCAGCCGTCATTCTAAGCAAGCATCAGTCGGCTTGGGAGACGATTGCCTTGCGGCAAATTATTTCGCCGCAAACAGCGGTCCTTAAAAAATCGTTATTACAAATTCCTTTCGGCGGCTGGGCATTGGCAACCTTGAAGCCCATAGCTATTGATCGCAGCAATCAGAAAGAGGCTTTGAAAATGTTGCTGGATCAAGGCGTTGAACGTTTGCAGGAAGGGTTGTTTGTACTGATTTTCCCCGAAGGTACGCGGGTAGCGCCGGGCGCGTATAAAAAGTTTAATGCCGGTGGTGCCATGTTGGCCAATAAATCGGGTTTTCCGGTAATTCCTTTAGCTCATAATGCCGGTGAGTTTTGGCCGCGGAACAGTTTTGTGAAATACCCGGGGGTCATCAAGGTCGAGATTGGTCCTATGATTTCAACGCTAAATAAAAGTACCAAGGATATCAATGCGGAGGCGGAGGCTTGGATTTCCGAGGCTATGCGGCGTATTTCAACGGAGTCCGGTAAATAG
- a CDS encoding chaperone modulator CbpM produces the protein MPHTEITLTAVIEDTYLSVEQLAALCSVEPEWVMRRIEEGLLSASKCEADQWCFTAMELTRAKRMLSIERNFEAQPELAALVADMQEELDHLRRQLLRAGQSDDCFPQR, from the coding sequence ATGCCACATACCGAAATTACCTTAACCGCGGTGATAGAAGACACTTATTTGTCAGTGGAGCAATTGGCGGCACTGTGCTCGGTTGAACCCGAGTGGGTGATGCGGCGCATCGAGGAGGGTTTGTTATCCGCAAGTAAGTGCGAAGCGGATCAATGGTGTTTTACCGCCATGGAACTGACCAGGGCCAAACGTATGCTAAGCATAGAACGCAATTTCGAAGCTCAGCCCGAGCTGGCCGCCTTGGTCGCGGATATGCAAGAAGAACTCGATCACTTAAGGCGCCAGTTGTTGCGGGCCGGTCAATCAGACGACTGTTTCCCGCAACGCTAG
- a CDS encoding DCC1-like thiol-disulfide oxidoreductase family protein, with protein sequence MYHLFASKINSLFPQQAPATGIGLFRLLFGLITLQEILFLIYFNHLIFDPIPYMDVEFPMITFFLWLWAAVAFCLMIGYRCQTSSIANYVFWLVFVNFTPMQRDFDGGFDLFMIGANFFLIFMPIDKAFAIDGLRKKLATPFVHYSQYPAAQVSRLAYYLPVIVCLGFLYFDSAIHKMFAEHWRNGLGAWLPSSMPYYISALDMSWLLNIEPLQKLIGYIIIVFQFSFLPLFHVRLLRPLYFLIGVGLHLGITLSFNIYPFGMGMLIFYTLMMPFSWYKRLGDWLRKPQPVLTVFFDQQCPLCNRTVLILNHFDILHAIDFKPAQGHARHYSAFDKLDDRALLTDLYALDREDRLYAGIDTYAQIFIAMGYTAVIGWIIKLPLIHSLAGAGYRRIADNRARLNCDVSCIKEPQLVFQPTLYERIFETGTEKQQKRNAYKIGKVLLIFILLQLNCSLHYGLLYRLKVDTRQSPIASILADMSNAVLMFSHTFLGITPHALYLHDHFEGYNHLLAITYLDANGVEHWLPFVNEQGRLLAPNWGRVHSMWANIAVTPNIDELRLKKFIMKLTAFWGKKLDLDFENTRFIIKMKKTEAPFTWERDLRNKNLSGDWQAIGSAQWQGKEFKINLPKDIDIL encoded by the coding sequence ATGTATCACCTATTCGCATCCAAAATTAACAGCCTTTTCCCACAACAAGCACCCGCTACTGGCATCGGCCTCTTCAGGCTACTGTTCGGCCTGATTACCTTACAGGAAATTCTTTTCCTGATTTATTTCAATCACCTGATTTTCGACCCCATTCCCTACATGGACGTCGAGTTTCCGATGATTACTTTCTTTCTATGGCTTTGGGCCGCCGTTGCCTTTTGCCTGATGATTGGATACCGCTGCCAGACCAGCAGCATTGCCAATTACGTGTTTTGGCTGGTTTTCGTCAATTTCACGCCCATGCAACGCGATTTTGACGGCGGATTTGATTTATTCATGATCGGCGCCAATTTTTTCCTGATCTTCATGCCCATCGATAAAGCGTTTGCCATCGACGGACTCAGAAAAAAACTGGCCACACCTTTTGTGCATTACTCCCAATACCCCGCCGCGCAAGTATCCAGATTAGCCTACTACCTGCCCGTGATCGTCTGCCTGGGCTTTTTATATTTCGACTCAGCCATCCACAAAATGTTTGCCGAACACTGGCGGAATGGTCTTGGCGCATGGCTGCCATCCTCCATGCCCTATTATATTTCCGCACTGGATATGTCATGGCTGTTGAATATCGAGCCTCTACAGAAGCTCATTGGCTACATCATCATCGTATTCCAATTCAGCTTTTTACCTTTGTTTCATGTCAGACTATTACGGCCGCTGTATTTTTTGATCGGCGTGGGCTTGCATCTGGGTATAACGCTGTCTTTCAACATCTATCCTTTCGGCATGGGTATGCTGATTTTCTATACGCTGATGATGCCTTTTTCCTGGTATAAGCGACTAGGTGACTGGCTCAGAAAGCCGCAGCCCGTCCTGACGGTATTTTTCGACCAACAGTGCCCGCTATGTAATCGCACCGTACTTATACTGAATCATTTCGATATTCTGCACGCCATAGACTTTAAACCGGCCCAGGGCCATGCCCGCCATTATTCGGCTTTCGATAAACTGGACGACCGCGCCTTATTAACCGATTTATATGCACTCGACCGCGAAGACCGGCTTTATGCGGGCATCGACACCTATGCGCAAATCTTTATTGCCATGGGCTATACGGCGGTGATTGGCTGGATTATCAAATTACCTTTAATCCATTCTCTGGCCGGCGCCGGTTACCGGCGCATTGCCGATAATCGCGCTCGCCTGAACTGCGACGTCAGCTGCATAAAAGAGCCTCAGCTTGTTTTCCAACCCACGCTCTACGAACGGATTTTTGAAACCGGCACGGAGAAACAGCAAAAACGTAACGCTTATAAGATCGGCAAAGTATTATTGATTTTCATTTTGCTGCAGTTGAATTGCAGCTTGCATTACGGATTACTGTACCGACTAAAAGTGGACACTCGCCAATCGCCTATCGCCAGTATTCTGGCCGATATGAGCAATGCGGTACTGATGTTCTCACACACCTTCCTGGGCATTACCCCGCACGCCTTGTATCTGCATGATCATTTTGAAGGCTACAACCATTTGCTGGCGATTACCTATCTGGACGCCAACGGTGTCGAACACTGGCTACCCTTTGTCAACGAACAAGGCAGGCTGCTGGCCCCCAACTGGGGCAGAGTTCATTCGATGTGGGCTAACATAGCCGTTACTCCCAATATCGACGAATTGCGCTTAAAAAAATTCATCATGAAGCTAACCGCATTTTGGGGCAAAAAACTTGATCTTGATTTTGAAAACACCCGCTTTATCATCAAAATGAAAAAAACCGAGGCTCCGTTTACCTGGGAGCGGGATCTGAGAAACAAAAATCTATCCGGCGATTGGCAGGCGATAGGCTCTGCTCAATGGCAAGGCAAAGAGTTCAAAATCAATTTACCCAAGGATATCGACATACTTTGA
- the gmhB gene encoding D-glycero-beta-D-manno-heptose 1,7-bisphosphate 7-phosphatase: MTERWVILDRDGTINVDSDEFVKSPEEWLPLPGSLEAIAELNQHGFKVVVITNQSGVARGLFDLAELSAMHDKMQRMAAELGGRIEAIYFCPHGPKDQCACRKPKAGLFKAFARDKQVDLQTVYAVGDSYRDIEAAQAAGACPLLVKTGKGLKTLQNHPQLNLPIFDNLYDAAHFIVAKS; this comes from the coding sequence GTGACGGAGCGTTGGGTCATACTGGACCGGGACGGCACGATCAATGTCGATTCCGATGAGTTTGTTAAATCGCCCGAAGAATGGCTGCCGTTACCCGGCAGCCTGGAAGCGATAGCGGAGCTCAATCAACATGGCTTCAAAGTGGTTGTCATCACCAACCAATCCGGGGTGGCGAGAGGTTTGTTCGATTTGGCTGAGTTGTCGGCAATGCACGATAAAATGCAGCGTATGGCGGCGGAGCTGGGCGGACGAATTGAAGCCATTTATTTTTGCCCCCACGGACCGAAAGATCAATGCGCTTGCCGAAAACCCAAGGCCGGACTGTTTAAGGCTTTTGCCCGAGACAAGCAGGTTGATTTACAGACGGTTTACGCTGTGGGCGACTCGTATCGTGATATAGAGGCCGCTCAGGCCGCGGGCGCTTGTCCTTTGCTGGTCAAGACCGGCAAAGGACTCAAAACCCTGCAGAACCATCCTCAGCTCAATTTACCCATATTTGACAACCTTTATGACGCAGCACACTTCATCGTCGCCAAAAGCTGA
- the glyS gene encoding glycine--tRNA ligase subunit beta — translation MTQHLLFELGCEELPPKSLKKLSQALLDNILAGLQEADLSFNQGRAYATPRRLAVLIDDLAAFQADKTLEKRGPAVMAAFGPDGSPSKAAQGFASSCGTTVDQLERVETDKGEWLVFRQAVKGQLTADLVPDIIRKSLSNLPIAKRMRWGNFDAEFARPVHWAVLLFGDTVIETEMLGVKTGRTSRGHRFHAPHDLPIAGSHDYLDILQQGKVIADFAERMHIIESAANRAAAEVGGEAHIEADLLEEIAALNEWPVPVVGNFDARFLDLPKEVLITTMQSNQKYFPVKNAEGGLLPHFITFANIESSNPVSIQQGNERVVLPRLSDAEFFWKQDRKQTLADRVDSLKTIVFQKDLGTLFDKTERVAGLAALIAEKLDADVASAKRAALLAKTDLMTNMVGEFANLQGTMGFYYAKADGEDMAVARALEEQYFPKQSGGAVPQAQISMVLALAEKIDTLAGIFSAGLIPTGDKDPYALRRATLGILRIIIENGLRLDVVELLDVAFEQFSHSFNKAETRQKVIGFIFDRLKGYCLDHGYSNDEFEAVLAANPTQPFDFWQRIRAVQAFRQLPEAESLAAANKRIINILKKSEQTVSGSVGALVEAEEKNLLIEAESSAADIQPLLAEQNYQLALNRLAQLRDSVDAFFDHVMVNTDDVALRNSRLALLAMLSNQFLQIADISKLQS, via the coding sequence ATGACACAACACTTACTGTTTGAACTGGGCTGCGAAGAATTACCGCCGAAATCACTGAAAAAGCTTAGCCAGGCTCTATTGGATAATATTTTGGCCGGGCTGCAGGAGGCCGATTTAAGTTTCAACCAGGGCCGCGCCTATGCCACGCCACGTCGTCTGGCTGTTCTCATTGACGATTTAGCTGCTTTTCAGGCCGATAAAACCTTGGAGAAACGCGGCCCGGCAGTCATGGCGGCGTTTGGCCCGGATGGTTCTCCCAGCAAAGCGGCACAGGGTTTTGCCTCCAGTTGCGGTACCACGGTTGATCAATTGGAGCGCGTGGAAACCGATAAGGGCGAATGGCTGGTGTTCAGGCAGGCAGTAAAAGGCCAGCTTACGGCAGACTTGGTGCCGGATATTATTCGTAAAAGCCTGAGCAATCTGCCGATCGCCAAGCGTATGCGCTGGGGTAATTTCGATGCCGAGTTTGCCAGACCGGTGCATTGGGCTGTTTTGCTGTTCGGTGATACGGTGATCGAGACCGAAATGCTCGGAGTCAAAACCGGCCGAACCAGTCGTGGCCACCGTTTTCACGCGCCGCACGATTTGCCCATCGCCGGTTCGCATGACTATCTGGACATCTTGCAGCAGGGTAAAGTCATTGCCGATTTTGCGGAACGGATGCATATCATCGAGTCGGCAGCGAATCGCGCGGCGGCCGAGGTAGGCGGCGAAGCGCATATCGAAGCGGACTTACTGGAAGAGATTGCGGCGTTAAACGAATGGCCGGTACCGGTGGTCGGTAACTTCGATGCCCGCTTCCTGGATTTACCGAAGGAAGTGTTGATTACCACTATGCAATCCAACCAAAAGTATTTTCCGGTCAAAAACGCCGAGGGCGGCTTGTTACCGCATTTCATTACCTTCGCCAATATCGAAAGTTCTAATCCGGTTTCGATTCAGCAAGGTAACGAGCGGGTGGTGTTGCCGCGTTTATCGGATGCGGAGTTTTTCTGGAAACAGGATAGAAAGCAGACATTGGCTGATCGCGTCGACAGTTTAAAAACCATTGTGTTCCAGAAAGATCTGGGTACTTTGTTCGATAAGACCGAACGGGTGGCCGGTCTGGCGGCATTGATAGCCGAAAAACTGGACGCCGATGTTGCGTCGGCCAAACGCGCGGCGCTGCTGGCCAAGACCGATCTGATGACCAATATGGTCGGCGAATTTGCCAATCTGCAAGGTACCATGGGCTTCTATTATGCTAAAGCGGATGGCGAGGACATGGCGGTAGCGCGGGCGCTGGAAGAGCAGTACTTTCCCAAGCAATCCGGCGGCGCGGTTCCCCAGGCTCAAATTAGCATGGTGCTGGCGTTGGCGGAGAAAATCGATACCTTGGCCGGTATATTCAGTGCCGGATTGATCCCGACCGGCGACAAGGATCCTTACGCCCTGCGCCGCGCTACCTTGGGTATTTTGCGGATCATCATTGAAAACGGTTTGCGGTTGGATGTGGTTGAATTGTTGGACGTGGCGTTTGAGCAATTCAGCCACAGTTTCAACAAGGCCGAAACGCGGCAAAAGGTGATCGGTTTTATCTTCGATCGTTTGAAGGGGTATTGCCTGGATCACGGTTACAGCAACGACGAGTTCGAAGCCGTATTGGCCGCGAATCCCACTCAGCCGTTCGATTTTTGGCAGAGAATTCGCGCGGTGCAGGCATTTAGACAGTTGCCGGAAGCGGAAAGCCTGGCGGCCGCTAACAAGCGCATCATCAATATTCTGAAAAAGTCGGAACAGACGGTTTCCGGCTCGGTCGGCGCATTGGTCGAAGCTGAAGAGAAAAACCTGTTGATAGAAGCCGAATCATCGGCGGCGGATATTCAGCCGTTATTGGCCGAGCAAAATTATCAGTTGGCGTTGAATCGCTTGGCGCAACTACGCGATAGCGTAGATGCGTTTTTCGACCACGTGATGGTGAATACCGATGACGTGGCGCTACGTAACAGCCGGTTGGCCCTGTTGGCAATGTTGTCCAATCAATTTTTACAAATTGCCGATATTTCCAAACTGCAATCGTGA
- a CDS encoding DnaJ C-terminal domain-containing protein — translation MQYKDYYQILGVKKDAALADIKKAFRKLARKYHPDVSKEPNAEAQMKEINEAYTVLSDVEKRAAYDQLGRGYQPGQEFKPPPNWDAGFEFSGRGFNAGEAAEFSDFFAELFGKMRGGAGKQSGFGHGNFSARGEDHHAKVMLDLEDSFRGTSRQIGLRVPRMDQQGHVLLENRLLNIKIPQGVYEGQIIRLAGQGAPGLGDGKAGDLLLEVCFNPHPRFRVDGRNLHLNLPVAPWEAALGAMVNVNLIDSQLKVRVPEGTQSGRQLRLSGKGVPSRPPGDLLLGIQVVLPPANTEKARQLYRNMAQELAFDPRAARS, via the coding sequence TTGCAATACAAGGATTATTATCAAATTTTGGGCGTTAAAAAAGATGCCGCGCTGGCTGATATTAAAAAGGCCTTCCGCAAACTCGCCCGCAAATATCATCCCGACGTGTCCAAGGAGCCGAATGCCGAAGCACAGATGAAGGAGATCAACGAGGCTTATACGGTGCTCTCCGACGTGGAAAAACGCGCCGCTTACGATCAGCTGGGTCGCGGCTATCAGCCGGGGCAGGAGTTTAAACCGCCGCCTAACTGGGATGCCGGTTTTGAATTCTCCGGTCGTGGTTTTAATGCCGGCGAAGCGGCCGAATTTAGCGATTTTTTTGCCGAACTGTTCGGCAAGATGCGCGGCGGCGCGGGCAAACAAAGCGGATTTGGCCATGGAAACTTTAGCGCCCGCGGAGAAGATCATCACGCCAAAGTCATGCTGGATCTGGAGGACAGTTTTAGAGGTACATCCAGACAAATCGGCCTGCGGGTACCGCGCATGGACCAGCAGGGTCATGTATTACTGGAAAACCGGTTGCTCAATATCAAAATTCCCCAAGGCGTTTACGAAGGCCAGATCATTCGCTTGGCCGGCCAGGGCGCTCCCGGACTCGGCGACGGTAAAGCCGGCGATTTATTATTGGAAGTCTGTTTCAACCCGCACCCCAGATTCCGGGTCGACGGCCGTAACCTGCATCTTAATTTGCCGGTGGCACCTTGGGAAGCCGCGCTGGGCGCGATGGTGAATGTCAATCTGATCGATAGCCAACTGAAAGTGCGCGTGCCGGAAGGCACTCAAAGCGGCCGGCAGCTGCGTCTGAGCGGCAAGGGCGTTCCCAGCCGGCCGCCGGGGGATCTGTTACTGGGTATTCAAGTGGTATTGCCGCCGGCCAACACTGAAAAAGCCCGGCAACTTTACCGAAACATGGCGCAGGAACTGGCTTTCGACCCGCGTGCAGCACGGAGTTAA
- a CDS encoding hydrolase, translated as MSIIQDCFRPAWWLNNPHLQTLYPALLRKPPPLTRKRERLPTPDGDFIDLDWYGENHEVIAILLHGLSGSSDSGYIVGLQKALMQSGIASVAMNFRGCSGEPNRLARCYHSGETEDIDFVYRTLIQRYPKAIFAAVGFSLGGNVLLKWLGEQGDKAGLSAVVAVSVPLLLNECATKLDNGFSRVYRKHLLDELKRYMRLKQRFLQENGLKTEADKLARLGNLADIDSFWQYDDRVVAKLHGFKDVHDYYRRSSSRQFLSKIRVPTLVIQAEDDPFMTPAVLPAADELAPQVQLEVCSGGGHVGFVASRNRCKADYWLERRIPLFFRNSLPA; from the coding sequence GTGTCCATTATTCAAGACTGCTTTCGACCCGCTTGGTGGTTGAACAACCCTCACTTGCAAACCTTGTATCCGGCCCTGTTGCGCAAACCGCCGCCACTAACGCGAAAGCGGGAGCGCTTACCAACGCCGGATGGCGATTTTATCGACCTGGATTGGTATGGGGAAAACCACGAAGTCATCGCGATACTGTTACACGGCTTGTCCGGGAGCTCGGACTCTGGGTACATCGTCGGATTGCAAAAAGCCCTGATGCAAAGCGGTATTGCCAGCGTAGCAATGAATTTTCGCGGATGCAGCGGCGAGCCGAATCGACTGGCCCGTTGTTATCATTCAGGTGAGACCGAGGATATCGATTTTGTCTATCGAACGCTCATCCAACGCTATCCGAAGGCGATTTTTGCCGCGGTCGGATTTTCCCTGGGCGGCAATGTTTTGTTGAAATGGTTGGGAGAGCAAGGCGACAAAGCCGGGTTATCCGCAGTCGTGGCGGTGTCGGTGCCATTATTGTTAAACGAATGCGCCACTAAATTGGATAACGGTTTTTCCAGAGTTTACCGCAAGCATTTATTGGACGAATTAAAGCGCTACATGCGCTTAAAACAGCGGTTTTTGCAAGAAAACGGTCTTAAAACGGAAGCTGATAAGTTAGCTCGGTTAGGCAACTTGGCGGATATTGATTCGTTTTGGCAATACGATGACCGGGTGGTGGCCAAATTACACGGTTTTAAGGATGTGCATGATTACTACCGCCGCTCCAGTTCCCGCCAGTTTCTTTCTAAGATTCGAGTGCCAACCTTGGTGATTCAAGCGGAGGACGATCCTTTCATGACACCGGCAGTTCTACCGGCTGCTGATGAACTGGCGCCGCAGGTGCAACTGGAAGTGTGCAGTGGCGGCGGTCATGTCGGTTTTGTGGCGAGTCGAAACCGCTGCAAAGCTGATTATTGGTTGGAGCGGAGGATCCCGTTATTTTTTCGGAACTCTTTGCCGGCCTAG
- the phoU gene encoding phosphate signaling complex protein PhoU gives MDNSIINQHISRQFNKEMEDIRNKVLTMGGLVEQQVDLATNAFMSYDMESAEKVIQQDQLINALEKDIDHECTEIMAKRQPAAFDLRMLIATIKIITDLERIGDEAARIAKMTMRIEAADYYQDKYYEIEHLLEMVKEMLNGALDAYARTDTEEVIAITAQDHKVDREYTSITRQLITQMMEDPRNITRALDMLWTARALERIGDHSCNVCEHVIYMVKGKDVRHLTHEELEKTVNETR, from the coding sequence ATGGATAACAGCATCATCAATCAACACATTTCCCGCCAGTTCAACAAGGAAATGGAAGACATCCGTAACAAGGTGTTGACTATGGGCGGTTTGGTCGAACAGCAGGTCGATTTGGCGACTAATGCTTTCATGAGTTACGACATGGAAAGCGCGGAAAAAGTGATTCAGCAGGATCAGTTGATCAACGCGTTGGAAAAAGATATCGACCATGAATGCACCGAAATCATGGCCAAACGCCAGCCGGCCGCGTTCGATTTACGTATGTTGATCGCCACCATCAAGATCATTACCGATTTGGAGCGCATTGGGGACGAAGCGGCCCGCATCGCCAAAATGACCATGCGTATCGAGGCGGCCGATTATTATCAGGACAAATACTACGAAATCGAGCATTTATTGGAGATGGTCAAGGAAATGCTTAACGGTGCGCTGGATGCCTATGCCCGTACCGATACCGAGGAAGTGATTGCGATTACCGCGCAAGACCATAAGGTAGACCGCGAATACACCAGCATTACCCGGCAGTTGATTACCCAGATGATGGAAGACCCGCGCAATATTACCCGGGCCTTGGATATGCTATGGACCGCCCGCGCCCTGGAACGGATCGGCGATCATTCCTGTAACGTCTGCGAGCATGTGATCTATATGGTCAAAGGCAAGGATGTGCGGCATCTTACTCACGAAGAATTGGAAAAGACCGTCAACGAAACCCGCTAA